DNA from Eucalyptus grandis isolate ANBG69807.140 chromosome 5, ASM1654582v1, whole genome shotgun sequence:
GGATCAAGAAGTGgttagaaaaatggaaaaatcaaatcaaatagaaaaaccTCTGTTGAAGGACCCATCCTTATTTATAAATCTCGCACATATTAAATCAACGTTCTTATCAAGTTTCACgttaattttcacaaaactacGTACTTCTAATCCAACGCATTCTTGTTCAATGCGGATATATATGGGCTTTGACCTTTTCGTGAGCACTAGAATAACTCATTCTTTTACATCTTGGATTTATTACCTGTAAGATAAAAAGGGAATCTGCACGTCTATGCGGGCATGTGCATGTGCTtgttatctacttttatatgccTAGTCACCGGCTGACGAGAGAAACAGATGTTATCTTAGTTGAATATTCGTGCAGAAACCAAATTCTTTCATCCGGACCTAACCCTTCTCGGCTTTGGAAATATTTTGCCagcgaaaaagaagaatgacTAATGTTAGAGTGTTTTGTTAACTTTATAGACTTAAACAATGCCAGTTCAAAGGACACATTCCTTTTGCCTATCGCCGAGCTACAGATAGAATGGATATTCCAGCAGCAATCAATACAAGAATGGATCAAATGGTGGCGAGGAACGATGGCCTTTATAATTCAGGGAATATTCCGATACAAAGTTATACATTTTAGGTTCAAAGAAAGGGCGCAACGTTCATGACTTTCCTTCCTAGGGACTTTGCTCCACTATATCATCCAATGTTATGTGGACGATTTGGCGGTCAAGACTAAAGACGGCGATCACCTAAATGATCTCTAGCAAAAGATTTCGAAACTTGTGGACCAATGCCGTCTCGACAATTAATTATGTGAGTTCCATGTTGGATGAATTAATTATTAGATCATACAACATTTTTTTCACCGCACCAGCAAAGACAATTTTTGCGGAAACTgtatttttgacttttgaggCAATAGAGAATACGTAATTATATAATTGCATACTTGAAGTTCGTCTATACATTTCTTTTATGACATACTCAGGTATTATTATGCTTTTCTTTGGGGAAGATTGAAGGATATGTAATCTCCAGTAGGTGTGTATCATCAAAGATCTCAAGTGCACAAATTTATAAAAGCAGATGTGGGATGAATCAATCTACGAATTAAGGGACTTCTTCACGAATTTTACTCTCCTAGCTTTTCTcttcagtattttttttttctcgcttGTGCATGCCcattctcttcctcatctttACCTGACCTATTCACCAGCATCATACTCATTGCAACCTAAATGACTGGCAAATATGAAAATGATCTGACACATAAGAATTATATAGaatcatatatataaaaagaaatggatgaAAGATATTTCCAATCGTATGACAGCCCCATATACTTTAAACCTACGAGTTTAAAAGCTGTGAGCATTGTAAAAGAAACTCCAAACATATTCAATGCTGATCCAAGACACTTCtatatatctttatttcttattctctgACGACCAGGAAACAAGAAAACACTATTATCAATCTTGAAGTTCAAGAACCATATCCAGAAACAATTATTCTCCCAACTACATAAGTATACCATTCTTACCCCACTATGCTTCTCTTAACCTTCGGATGCCCATAAAAGCAAACGTATACTCTGATTTTAGAGGAGAAGATCGTTACGCCATTAAATAATGAATTCTATGAAGAGCGCAGCATGCTCCTCTTCAGCCCGGGTGATCTCTTCGAATTTGCTGCACTCTGGCTCGCGTCGCTGCAATGCGGGCTTCCGCGCGATTGATATTCACGGCCCGCCTAACACGCATTAACAAGGCATTCACTGTAAGGTCGAGCTCCCATCTGAGACGCCTTAACCTCCTCTCCACTTCATCAGCTCGTCTAAAACAACTTGGTCAGTCCTTGGCATTTTCTCTCCCCTCTCAGTCTCTCTAGTTCTTTGTTTTCCTGATTCAAGATAAGAAGGCAGAAGCAAGAATCAGTTTGAGATGGTTAACAGGAACTTTCCCCTCAGACTTCAAGAATGGACCTTATTTATACTCGCGGTCACTTGAATGATTACGCGAAACTTCAAaaccaataaaagaagaaaacattattCCGCTAGAAATATTACGTAATATTTGTTGCATAGTTGACCGACTACATATGATAGccaactagaaaaagaaaacattattcCACTCGACGTGAATGGACCTTCGCTGTGATGAGCACTACAATTAGATGGACATAAGTCCTGTAGGAGACGCTTAATGGGGAAGAAGCGCGTCCCATGTTCGAAGAATGTCTCCACTTACCATTTTCAGACTGCTGTAATTTTGGCGGGCCTTCTTATTCCGGAGTAGATGTTGAAAATTAAGAGAGAAACCGACCAACAAGTCCCATCTTTTATGCTGGATTGGGGTTTCTGAAATTCATGTGATTGAGGAGCAATGTTCTGGGAAGTTGATAAAACCCTcagaaattatattcatttgtcttttttctAGAGATTTTCTCGACTACCTTCTTGTTCACTTTGGACCTTGATGTCCCAATTTTAAAGCTGAAATTTGGTCAACTGGAAGTTGAAAGTTATATCCATTTGCTTTTCTGAgatcttgtttgatttttgcCGACTATGGTTCATGTCGTCATGTTCGCTTTGGACCTTCAAAAGGATAAATCTTTAGGTTACACGTCAAGTATGCTATTAAGGTCAGGATGTGGTtagaaaaaatcaaatcaaatcaaatcaaatcaaaaaaatccaCGTTGAAGAACCCAtccctatatatatatcttgcatttattaaatcaactcTCTTAATAAGTTTCCGCGTGAAAGTTCATCCCCATCTATACACCTTGCATTTATCAAATCAACTCTCTTACTAAGTTTCCATGTGAAAGTTCATCCCCATTTATACACCTTGCATTTATTAATTCAACTCTCTCACTATGTCCTCATGTTAACTTTGACAACACTATCAGGGACAAACGTTTCAAATATGATCAGGGGCATCTTCTCCCCGGTTGCTTTTCGGGTTGAGGGTTGCTTAAATAAGGAGCATCGAACGTTCATCGAGAGCCCCGCGTAGCTCAATGTAGAAAGTGTGATGCCAGATCTTTTCCATATCATCCCAATTGCTGGCAATTCCACTCTCCATAGGGTACTTCAAAGTAAGCATGCCCCTTTTCGATTGGGCCTCATCTCCAACATAAGCAACCCTGTGGCCCATACTAACCATGTCAACGGGGTGCCTCGATCGACAAACCATATTGGGGAAGACAACCCTTGGAGCATCATCTCCAGCAAAACCACCTTGTCAAATTCAGGTTTTTATGTCAGCACaaataccaccatgcactccaGGAAAGCCCATAGCAATGGACCGGTGCATCAATATTCTCACCTTAATCATGCCAAATCCATTATCAACACCAAGAGGCTGAATGTCTTCGGCATCTGCCATCTCCTTATGCTAATCAAAGGAAAAACTCTACATGATTAATACAGGTAAATATCAATGTCCAAGTAAGATCACGTAGGTAAGTTCTAATGGATCCACGATTAAGTTTTATCATAGAAATATCTTGGGATAATACATAGCTGTATAATGAATTGCACTGAATGATCCAACAAAGCTAATTGAATAGAGGTTTTGTGGAGATACCAAGATAAATCAAGAGATCTAAGCCCAAAACCAAGAACAAAGATACCTTTAGTAGctttttaatttcagaaaaattaaaGCCTTAAGGATATATTTACGCAAGCTCTATCCCTCACTGTCCAATAGAAAAACAATGAAATGCTAAATCCAAATAACACACTGGcaggaaaaaaatcaagaattttgaAGAAATCCTTTAACTACCATAATAGTACAGGAAAAAGGATAATAGAGTGACAGGAATCTTAAAGATATTCTTGAATTATGGTTGTCGAGTTCAACAATCATGCTTTAATTGTTGATCACGCCTTAATTCGAAACACCACAGCAGCTCGCACACCAACTATGCATCTGTTCATGAAAGGAATCTCCTCTCAATGCCTTGAAACAAATTAAGCTAAATCATCCCAATTTCCACTCTTGGTCACGCACAATCCGTTGATTCTGGGAAAGCTCCACGTGCGTTCAACAATCGGCAAGCCTTCACCCAGTTCGATTAGGTAAAATTCAATGGCGAACTGCCTAAATCAGCTCCCTAAGCCTCCAAAATTCGACTGTTAACATGGGCGCATTGGTCAAAACAGACGAAAGGAACGGAATCAACTTCAaattacataataaaaaaaatggtcttTGATCCGTTCAATTTTACCATTTCATTCTCCGATTCAGAATTGAGTGACAAAATCCAAAACGAAGCAGAGAGACAAGCTTTAGTTCAGAGTTCAGACCACGCCCAGCTGACATAATCATTTTAGTGTCATCCACGGTAAGAAAGGTTCTAGAGTCTTACGTGTTATATTATTTAAGATTTGTGACAATATACTATTTATTCGTGTGTTATCTTAGGTTTTCAATTTATTGCAAAGCGaaagttaatggaaaaatatatagTATATATTTTATAGGCGGCCTTCTTAGAAAAGTGTACATGTCCAATGACCAATTTCTAGAGCAGCAAAAATAAAGACTCAACCCAATAGAGGAAACCCAACATTGatattcaaacaaaaatgtgaagctgaataaaaggaaaatagtcAAAACGAAACTTTCACTGAGAATAGGAAGAATTAAATAAGTCCGCTAGAATtgtattaatatatatttgggataagtacattgaaaattttaaacttgtCAAGAAAGTACAATTacatttaaaacttttaaaaagtgtaattaagtcttaacACTTATCAAGAATGTACAATCAAGTTGTAAAACTTTccaaaagtgtaatcaagttctaaaatcattcacaaaaatgcaacttgagtcataaaattttcaaaaagtgtagtTAACGAAAGGATTCGATTCAACTAATTTGACAGGTTTTATAAGTCGattgtatttttgaaagttttattcTTGATTGCACTTTCGCATTAAGTTTTACGattttttgcactttttgaaaattttatgacttgattatactttcaCGATAAGTTTTAGGAGCCCCAATATCTTTATTTctacatatttttatattcatttCATATTGTGAGACAAAATtaacaatatttaaataataaaggaaataacTTTGGAGTTTTTATAGTACATTTTCAAGTGGTTAAAGACTTAAGAAAAGGTTTTATTTTTCGTACAACCATCCCAAGCGATGATTAGATAATTGTAATAAAATCACCAAACATATCAATCAACTCAGACTATAGAAAACATAAGATTgatattcaaacaaaaatatgaagCTGCATAAAAGGCAAATACTCAGACAAAACTTTCAAGAGAATAGTAAGAATTAAATAATTCTCACGGGGATTGTATTAAAACATATTTGGGATAAGtatgttgaaaatttttaaacttgTCCAAAAGTGcaattacattttaaaattttcaaaaagtgcaatcaagtcttaaaatttatcattaatgTATACTCAAGttgtaaaatttttcaaaaagtgtaatcaagttttaaaatttgtcacaaaaatacaatatagtcataaaattttcaaaaagtacatcAAACGAAAGAATTCGATTTGACCAATTTGACAAGCTTCataatttgattgcacttttcaaaaattttaggcTTCGATTGCATTTTCACggtaagttttaagacttaattgcatttcttgttatgactcaattgtattttcacgATGAGTTTTAGGACCCCAATACACTTATTTCTACATATTTTCATAATCATTTCATATTGCGAGACAAAATTAACgatatttaaataatgaaagaaataactttggagtttttttaGTACATTTTCAAGTGGTTAAATTGACTTAAGAAAAGGTTTTTTTTCATACAACCATTTCGAATGATGCTTAGATAACtgtaataaaatgataaaagcaTATCAATAAACTGAGAATATAGGAAACAAAAGATTGACATTCAAACAAAAATGTGAAGCTGAATAGAAGGAAAATACTCAAACAAAACTTTCGATAGAGAATAGTAAGAATTAAATAATTCCTGTTGTGATTATATTAATACATATTTGTGATaagtatattgaaaatttttaaacttatcaagaaagtgcaattatattttaaaattttcaaaaaatgcaatcaagttttaaaacttgtcacgaatgtataatcaaatcataaaactttaaaaaaagtataatcaaattctaaaattggtcatgaaaatgcaattgagtcataaaattttcaaaagtacaGTTAACGAAAGGACTCGATTCGATCAATTTGACAAGCTTAtaactcgattgcactttttgaaaattttatgttttgacCGCACTTTGCGATAAGTCTTACGACTTAATTGCACTtcttgaaagttttatgactcgattgcactttcgGAATAAGTTTTAAGACCCCCATTACACTTATTTCGTCATATTTTCATACTTATTTCATTTAGTGAGACAATattaatgaaatttaaataatgaaagaaataacttttgatttttttatagtaCATTTTCAAGTGGTTAAATTGAcctaagaaaatgttttttttttgtacaaccATTCCAACTGATGCTTAAGTAATTGTAATAAAATCACCAAAACATATCGATCTAATTAGCTAAATCATTAACACGCATTTAGAATCCAAGGAAACATTTAAAGTACAAGATCAATAGTGAAATTCACTTTAGCAATTCATACATGGGGCACGCCTATTATTAATGCTAACTCAACAAATTTTGGGCATATTTTGCAttgaaatttgatgaaattatcataattttggttggaaattagGATTATAAGTGAAAGGCCCAGCGATGAGATCTCGAAGGTCAAAAACATGTAATTTCCCATGCTGTCATTttgcataatttgattttcaagatCTTGACCGAAAAAAataggattaatatcatgaaaaatcttaaaatcatacgtatgtgacaaatttaaactattttttttttttactatagaAAACCTCACAAttaatacacatgtgacaaTTTTACACTAtactaatttcttttaaattctaTAGTCAAATTACCAAATTAGACAAGACATGGCAGTTAACGAGTTagcgatttagggttttacccTATGTTTGTCATATATACAATATTTTGTACTTTTTACAGTATTGATACAATTTAGTAAATATTAacggatggtaaatttgtcatagatgcaTTGAATAAGAGTTTTTTATgctaaaaattagtttaatagtcaaaaattatattggggctttttatggtattaataaagaaaaaaattaatttttagagaTTCCAATCACACATAACACGATggaatgaaattacaaattttctaATATGGTAACAAGTGTCtagtttattttttgaataaagtcattctggaaaaaaattgcaatacccATAGTTTAACTGTTTTGGAgtgacttgattttttttattctagctTTTCTCGGTCaaagatattttcaaaatttagaaaatccaaaatcaaGGTGCAAAATCGTATGCgatttttaaatgcaaatgtTATTTGAGACAATGTTCATTTCATGATCTTATTTGTTAAAATCAAGGATACTTTAGACTGATCGTGTCCTAATTTGACAGAAAGTCCATTTGGCCCTGTTTGAGACGAGCGCTTCCACACTCCCGCTCACTCATCAATTCCAGAGAGAGACGAGACTGCTCTCTTGCCCTTTCCTCATCTCTTTGGATTCGGTAATGGCGACGTCCTTGATGGCAAGGCCAGTTCCGGCTACCCGATCGCGCCCGCCGGCGGCGGCATTCGAGACGGCGACAG
Protein-coding regions in this window:
- the LOC104446202 gene encoding actin-2-like, yielding MADAEDIQPLGVDNGFGMIKGGFAGDDAPRVVFPNMVCRSRHPVDMVSMGHRVAYVGDEAQSKRGMLTLKYPMESGIASNWDDMEKIWHHTFYIELRGALDERSMLLI